A window from Telopea speciosissima isolate NSW1024214 ecotype Mountain lineage chromosome 8, Tspe_v1, whole genome shotgun sequence encodes these proteins:
- the LOC122672210 gene encoding uncharacterized protein LOC122672210: MQEVDKFLDYAFSNAACGTKILCPCVKCLNQLWGNRTEVTEHLVCDGFLRNYTIWNNHGAASSSHTPLRETPVELDSSDIYDVTHNMLNEMLGRNADERIDDGGTGVHIEGASIAMKKYERLMEDANLPLYLGNERFTKLSFILRLYHIKCLCKLSNKAFSLLLDLLKEAFPEPNSLPKSLYETKKIIKDLGLNYEKIDACRNDCMLYRNEAANATSCYKCGISRYTSDDKKIPVKILRHFPLIPRFQRLYMSSKLSSDMRWHHEEHVDDQKLRHPANSKAWKDFDRLYPDFSEDP; encoded by the coding sequence ATGCAGGAAGTCGACAAATTCCTAGACTATGCATTTTCTAATGCAGCATGTGGGACTAAGATCTTATGTCCATGTGTAAAGTGCCTAAATCAACTTTGGGGAAATCGGACTGAAGTGACTGAACATCTGGTCTGTGATGGATTTTTAAGGAACTATACAATTTGGAATAACCATGGGGCAGCATCATCTTCACACACTCCTCTCCGTGAAACTCCAGTGGAACTTGACTCATCAGATATCTATGATGTTACACATAACATGCTAAATGAGATGTTGGGAAGAAATGCAGATGAAAGGATTGATGATGGTGGCACAGGTGTGCATATAGAGGGGGCAAGTATAGCAATGAAGAAATATGAGCGGTTGATGGAAGATGCAAATTTACCATTGTATCTAGGAAACgaaaggtttacaaaactatctTTCATTCTTCGGCTTTATCATATCAAATGTCTCTGCAAGTTGAGTAACAAAGCATTCTCATTGTTGCTTGACTTATTGAAAGAAGCATTTCCCGAGCCGAATTCGTTACCGAAGTCTTTGTATGAAACCAAGAAGATTATTAAAGACTTAGGCCTCAATTACGAGAAGATTGATGCATGCCGCAATGATTGCATGTTGTATCGGAATGAGGCAGCAAATGCCACGTCTTGTTACAAATGTGGCATATCAAGATATACATCAGACGATAAGAAGATCCCAGTCAAGATATTACGTCATTttcctttgattccaaggttcCAAAGGTTATATATGTCGTCTAAACTATCATCTGatatgagatggcatcatgaagAGCATGTAGATGACCAGAAGTTACGACACCCAGCTAACTCTAAAGCATGGAAGGACTTCGATAGGCTTTATCCGGATTTTAGTGAGGAcccttga